One Sediminibacillus dalangtanensis genomic region harbors:
- a CDS encoding deoxyribonuclease IV translates to MLKIGSHVSMSGKKMLLGSSEEAVSYGSNAFMIYTGAPQNTRRRPLEELNIENGRRHMAENGIVDLVVHAPYIINIGNTTKKETFELGINFLRSEIERTEALGAKQIVLHPGAHVGAGADKGIEKIIEGLDEVLHKDQQVQIALETMAGKGSEVGRNFDELARIIDGVKLNEKLSVCFDTCHTHDAGYDIVHDFDGVLDEFDRVIGLDRLKVVHVNDSKNVRGAGKDRHENIGFGHIGFDALHNIVHHPQLEELPKILETPYVGEDKKNKKPPYKFEIEMLKGDSFVRDLKEQIVAQ, encoded by the coding sequence TTGCTGAAAATAGGTTCGCACGTATCGATGAGTGGTAAAAAAATGTTGTTGGGATCGAGTGAGGAAGCTGTATCTTACGGTTCCAATGCATTTATGATTTATACAGGAGCGCCGCAAAATACACGCCGGCGTCCACTGGAAGAATTGAATATTGAAAATGGGCGCAGGCATATGGCGGAAAACGGCATTGTTGATCTCGTCGTCCATGCCCCTTATATTATCAACATTGGCAACACGACAAAAAAAGAGACGTTTGAACTCGGAATCAATTTTTTGAGAAGTGAAATTGAGCGTACGGAAGCCTTAGGTGCAAAACAAATTGTCCTGCATCCTGGTGCACATGTGGGAGCAGGCGCTGACAAAGGGATAGAGAAGATCATCGAAGGTTTGGATGAGGTACTCCATAAAGACCAGCAAGTGCAGATAGCCTTAGAGACGATGGCTGGAAAAGGCTCAGAGGTTGGTAGGAATTTCGATGAATTGGCGAGAATTATCGACGGTGTCAAGCTGAATGAAAAGTTGTCTGTCTGTTTTGACACTTGCCACACTCACGATGCAGGTTATGACATCGTTCATGACTTTGATGGTGTCCTTGACGAGTTCGATCGGGTAATCGGATTAGACCGATTAAAAGTCGTCCATGTCAATGATAGCAAAAACGTACGCGGAGCCGGGAAAGATCGTCATGAAAATATCGGCTTTGGTCATATAGGGTTTGATGCGCTTCACAACATTGTCCATCATCCTCAACTGGAAGAACTACCGAAGATTTTGGAAACCCCATATGTAGGAGAAGATAAAAAGAACAAAAAACCTCCATATAAATTTGAGATTGAGATGCTTAAAGGGGATTCTTTTGTAAGAGATCTAAAAGAACAAATTGTTGCACAATAA
- a CDS encoding DEAD/DEAH box helicase yields the protein MKNHHFRQYSLHPVINDVIDRLDFHKPTPIQEKVIPAVLRGESVIGQSHTGSGKTHAYLLPLFNEMEETKKQVQFVVTAPTRELAIQIYDEVRKIIHYANKDHRWNAKLLIGGTDKKRSIEKLKEQPHIVVGTPGRILDLVEEGALDLYNAKAFVVDEADLMLDLGFIQEVDKTLVKTNQEIQLLVFSATIPERLQPFLKKYLENPAHLTADEHKLSPETMEHRLVPLRHRSVSEMVFRISGAIQPYLAIIFTNGKELANQLAEELTEKGMDVGLIHGGLSPRERKRVLKEIQNLRYQYIVATDLAARGIDIKGVSHVINAQLPKEEEFYIHRVGRTARAGMEGTAINLYTDQDVQLIEKLEKKGLTFTSFDVKDGEWKEVKAWNERSTRKKAESDAEKEAWRKVRKPKKVKPGYKKKMKQQKEQVKKKLNRDKYKK from the coding sequence ATGAAAAACCATCATTTTAGACAATATTCTTTGCATCCTGTTATCAATGACGTCATTGACCGACTTGATTTCCATAAACCGACCCCGATCCAGGAGAAGGTGATTCCTGCCGTTCTGAGAGGGGAGAGTGTGATTGGCCAATCCCACACTGGATCCGGCAAAACCCATGCTTATTTACTACCATTGTTTAATGAAATGGAGGAAACGAAAAAACAGGTTCAATTTGTGGTTACAGCACCTACAAGGGAACTGGCTATCCAAATTTATGACGAAGTAAGGAAAATCATTCATTATGCCAACAAAGATCATCGCTGGAATGCGAAATTGCTGATTGGCGGAACGGATAAAAAAAGATCGATTGAAAAGCTGAAAGAACAGCCACATATTGTTGTCGGTACCCCGGGGAGAATATTGGACCTTGTCGAGGAAGGAGCACTTGATTTATATAATGCCAAGGCATTCGTTGTCGATGAAGCGGACTTAATGCTTGATCTTGGTTTCATTCAAGAGGTCGACAAGACGTTGGTAAAGACAAATCAGGAAATACAGCTCCTCGTATTTTCTGCGACCATTCCGGAAAGGCTGCAGCCGTTCTTAAAAAAATATTTGGAGAATCCGGCGCACTTAACTGCAGATGAACATAAGCTTTCACCGGAAACGATGGAGCATAGACTAGTACCTTTACGGCATCGTTCTGTTTCGGAAATGGTCTTTCGTATATCAGGAGCCATTCAACCTTACTTGGCAATTATTTTTACAAATGGAAAGGAATTGGCTAACCAACTTGCGGAAGAGCTGACCGAAAAAGGAATGGATGTAGGGCTTATTCATGGAGGGCTTTCTCCGAGAGAAAGAAAACGGGTGTTGAAGGAAATTCAAAATCTTCGTTATCAATATATTGTTGCTACCGATCTGGCGGCTAGAGGTATCGATATTAAAGGTGTCAGCCATGTAATCAATGCCCAGCTGCCCAAAGAAGAAGAATTTTATATCCATCGAGTTGGCCGTACAGCGCGCGCAGGGATGGAAGGTACAGCGATCAATCTGTACACCGATCAAGATGTTCAGCTAATTGAAAAACTGGAGAAAAAAGGATTGACATTCACCAGCTTTGACGTAAAAGATGGAGAATGGAAGGAAGTAAAAGCTTGGAACGAACGAAGCACAAGGAAAAAAGCTGAATCAGACGCGGAAAAAGAAGCATGGCGCAAGGTCCGTAAACCAAAAAAAGTGAAACCAGGTTACAAAAAGAAAATGAAGCAACAGAAGGAGCAAGTAAAGAAAAAGTTAAATCGTGATAAGTATAAAAAATAA
- a CDS encoding 4-hydroxy-3-methylbut-2-enyl diphosphate reductase — protein MEVIKIAPRGYCYGVVDAMVIAQNAVKDPNLPRPIYILGMIVHNSHVTKAFESEGVITLDGKNRGELLEEIEEGTVVFTAHGVSPEVKKRAEAKGLTVLDATCPDVTRTHDLIREKVKEGYEVVYIGKKGHPEPEGAMGVAPGKVHLVQTEEDVEKLHLDNEKLIVTNQTTMSQWDVYDVMQKVKEKYPQTEMVQEICMATQVRQEAVAEQAKEADLTLVVGDPRSNNSNRLAQVSQEIAGTIAYRIADVSEIKLEWLEGVSKVAVTAGASTPTPITKEVIRFIENFDAAQEDWDLQSKVEQSKILPKVKAKKKA, from the coding sequence ATGGAAGTAATTAAAATAGCTCCGCGCGGTTATTGTTATGGAGTAGTTGACGCAATGGTCATAGCTCAGAATGCGGTTAAGGATCCGAATCTGCCAAGACCTATTTATATATTAGGAATGATCGTGCACAATTCTCATGTCACCAAAGCCTTTGAAAGCGAGGGGGTCATCACCCTCGATGGAAAAAACAGAGGAGAGCTTCTGGAAGAAATTGAAGAGGGTACGGTGGTTTTCACGGCTCACGGCGTTTCACCGGAAGTGAAAAAAAGAGCAGAAGCGAAGGGGTTGACGGTACTGGATGCCACTTGTCCCGATGTCACCCGGACGCATGATCTGATACGCGAGAAGGTAAAAGAAGGTTACGAAGTAGTTTATATTGGCAAAAAAGGTCATCCAGAACCGGAAGGTGCCATGGGGGTGGCCCCTGGTAAAGTCCATTTAGTGCAAACGGAAGAGGATGTAGAGAAACTGCACCTGGATAACGAGAAACTGATCGTAACCAACCAAACCACAATGAGTCAATGGGATGTATATGATGTCATGCAAAAGGTAAAAGAAAAATATCCACAAACGGAAATGGTACAAGAGATTTGCATGGCAACACAGGTACGTCAAGAAGCCGTAGCTGAACAAGCAAAAGAAGCAGACCTGACGCTTGTTGTCGGAGATCCGCGCAGTAACAATTCCAATCGTCTGGCACAAGTTTCACAGGAAATTGCAGGGACTATAGCATACCGAATTGCTGATGTTTCGGAAATCAAGCTGGAGTGGCTGGAAGGAGTTAGCAAGGTAGCAGTAACAGCCGGCGCTTCTACCCCGACTCCGATCACAAAAGAAGTAATTCGCTTCATCGAAAATTTTGATGCAGCACAGGAAGACTGGGATCTTCAATCCAAGGTAGAACAAAGCAAAATTCTGCCGAAAGTCAAAGCAAAGAAAAAAGCATAA
- a CDS encoding Nif3-like dinuclear metal center hexameric protein, which yields MQVSGRQIIDAFEAWVPPGLAYKWDNVGLQVGTLDKPVKKVMITLDVLESVAEEAAEADVDLIIAHHPLLFKSLKQIDTTTPKGRTITKLIENGITVYAAHTNLDITRGGVSDILTERLGLRRTSVLVPSEQDKLIKLAIYVPVDYTEKVREAIGNQGAGHIGDYSHCSFRVKGEGTFKPLDGTQPFIGTKGELARVEEDRLETVIPESKLSRVLDAIKTAHPYEEPAYDLYPMKNKGEEIGVGRIGDLQKSMTLRELGELVKESYQVPSLRIVGNLDEEVKRVAVLGGSGEDYIKHAFQQGADVYITGDLSFHEAQDAWQMGLKLIDPGHHVEKFMKQAVQSFLQQKFDKSNAPEVIVSRVNTEPFHFM from the coding sequence ATGCAAGTATCAGGAAGGCAAATCATTGATGCTTTTGAAGCGTGGGTGCCTCCTGGACTAGCCTATAAGTGGGATAATGTCGGATTACAAGTGGGAACGTTGGACAAGCCTGTCAAAAAAGTGATGATTACATTGGACGTCCTTGAATCAGTCGCTGAAGAAGCAGCGGAAGCGGACGTCGACTTGATCATTGCCCATCACCCTTTATTGTTTAAATCCTTAAAACAAATCGATACGACGACACCTAAAGGTCGGACGATCACTAAATTAATCGAAAACGGGATCACTGTGTATGCCGCTCATACCAATTTAGATATAACTAGAGGCGGGGTTAGTGATATTCTGACCGAGCGACTAGGTTTACGTAGGACTTCGGTCCTGGTGCCGTCAGAGCAAGACAAGCTTATTAAACTTGCGATATATGTTCCTGTTGATTATACGGAGAAGGTCAGAGAAGCAATTGGAAATCAAGGAGCAGGTCATATCGGAGACTACAGTCATTGCAGTTTTCGGGTAAAAGGAGAAGGGACCTTTAAGCCGTTGGATGGGACACAGCCATTTATCGGTACCAAAGGAGAATTGGCACGGGTAGAGGAAGACAGATTGGAGACGGTCATTCCGGAAAGTAAACTTTCCCGTGTGCTGGATGCAATAAAAACTGCTCATCCATATGAAGAACCTGCATATGATCTTTATCCGATGAAAAATAAAGGAGAAGAAATCGGGGTCGGGCGTATTGGAGACTTACAGAAAAGCATGACGCTGCGTGAATTAGGTGAACTCGTAAAAGAAAGCTATCAGGTTCCTAGCTTAAGAATCGTGGGAAATCTGGACGAGGAGGTAAAACGGGTCGCGGTTTTAGGCGGAAGTGGCGAAGATTATATCAAGCATGCATTTCAACAAGGAGCAGACGTGTATATAACCGGAGACCTCAGTTTTCATGAAGCGCAGGATGCTTGGCAGATGGGATTGAAACTGATTGATCCAGGACATCATGTAGAAAAGTTCATGAAACAAGCTGTTCAGTCTTTCTTACAGCAGAAGTTCGATAAATCCAATGCACCCGAAGTGATCGTTTCCAGGGTGAATACCGAACCGTTTCATTTTATGTGA
- a CDS encoding tRNA (adenine(22)-N(1))-methyltransferase: MNERLVSDRIQCIASFLPRGALFADIGSDHAYLPVYVCHMDEQAKAIAGEINEGPYQSAKSTVAEEGLTDRIEVRKGDGLAVISANEVNQVVIAGMGGSLISTILEKGKEKLAGVGQIIAQPNVEARAVRVWLQENGYRLNGEAIIEEAGHIYEVISAISSNIAYSMTETELLLGPYLMKEKSDPFQRKWKMELEKRERVIKQMKKAKYPDVKKMEIFRHEIKLIKEVLT; encoded by the coding sequence ATGAATGAGAGACTGGTGTCTGATCGTATACAATGTATTGCATCCTTTTTACCAAGAGGAGCGTTATTCGCTGATATTGGTTCTGACCATGCATACTTACCCGTATATGTTTGTCATATGGACGAACAGGCAAAAGCGATAGCGGGCGAAATAAACGAAGGTCCCTACCAGAGTGCTAAAAGCACAGTCGCTGAAGAAGGGCTGACAGACAGGATAGAAGTGCGTAAAGGTGATGGCCTTGCGGTTATATCTGCCAATGAAGTCAACCAAGTGGTCATTGCAGGCATGGGGGGCAGTTTGATTTCCACGATTCTGGAGAAGGGAAAAGAGAAGCTGGCAGGTGTCGGACAAATTATTGCTCAACCCAATGTAGAAGCAAGAGCTGTCAGGGTTTGGCTTCAAGAAAATGGCTACCGACTGAATGGGGAAGCGATCATCGAAGAAGCAGGACACATCTATGAAGTGATTTCCGCCATTTCTTCAAATATCGCGTATTCCATGACAGAAACGGAATTGCTGCTGGGTCCTTATTTGATGAAAGAGAAGTCGGATCCTTTCCAAAGAAAGTGGAAAATGGAACTAGAAAAACGGGAACGAGTGATAAAGCAGATGAAAAAGGCGAAGTACCCGGATGTAAAAAAGATGGAAATTTTCCGTCATGAAATAAAACTTATTAAGGAGGTTTTAACTTGA
- the cccA gene encoding cytochrome c550 — MKRNPVIPFAIIAVLGILTMIVLSVVGLNQYEDIQQAGEEGSQQEESGEGGGEEAASDDPEAIFQNNCATCHGGDLSGGAGPNLQEVGGRYSKDEIHEIIMNGTDGGMPGGLVSDSEADMLAQWLSEHQ, encoded by the coding sequence ATGAAAAGAAACCCAGTTATCCCTTTTGCAATTATCGCAGTGTTGGGAATACTTACAATGATTGTTTTATCTGTAGTCGGTCTGAATCAATATGAGGACATTCAACAAGCCGGTGAAGAGGGGAGTCAGCAGGAGGAATCTGGAGAAGGCGGCGGTGAAGAAGCAGCGTCCGATGATCCGGAAGCAATTTTCCAGAATAATTGTGCTACCTGTCACGGAGGCGACTTGTCTGGAGGTGCCGGTCCTAATCTGCAAGAAGTTGGAGGCAGATATTCCAAGGATGAAATACATGAAATTATCATGAACGGTACGGACGGAGGAATGCCAGGCGGCCTTGTAAGTGACAGCGAAGCCGATATGCTTGCGCAATGGTTATCTGAACATCAGTAA
- the rpoD gene encoding RNA polymerase sigma factor RpoD codes for MADNKPSRSKENENELTLEQAKDQLLELGKKRGVLAYEEVAERLSNFELESEQMDEFYEYLNEQGVEVIGDSEEDPSMQQLSKEEEFDLNDLSVPLGIKINDPVRMYLKEIGRVDLLSATEEINLAKRIEEGEEEAKRRLAEANLRLVVSIAKRYVGRGMLFLDLIQEGNMGLIKAVEKFDYRKGYKFSTYATWWIRQAITRAIADQARTIRIPVHMVETINKLIRVQRQLLQDLGREPIPEEIAKEMELTPDKVREILKIAQEPVSLETPIGEEDDSHLGDFIEDQEATSPSDHAAYELLKEQLEDVLDTLTDREENVLRLRFGLDDGRTRTLEEVGKVFGVTRERIRQIEAKALRKLRHPSRSKRLKDFLE; via the coding sequence ATGGCAGATAACAAGCCATCACGTTCTAAAGAAAATGAAAATGAGCTAACCCTGGAGCAAGCGAAGGACCAGTTACTTGAACTGGGAAAAAAGCGCGGGGTGCTAGCATATGAAGAAGTTGCAGAGCGTTTGTCCAACTTTGAGTTGGAATCAGAGCAGATGGACGAGTTTTATGAGTACCTGAATGAGCAAGGTGTAGAAGTAATCGGTGATTCCGAAGAGGATCCGAGCATGCAGCAGCTTTCAAAAGAAGAGGAATTCGACTTAAATGATTTGAGCGTGCCTTTGGGGATAAAAATCAATGATCCGGTCAGGATGTATTTGAAAGAGATCGGAAGAGTTGATTTGCTTTCTGCCACAGAAGAAATTAACTTGGCAAAGCGGATTGAAGAAGGCGAGGAAGAGGCCAAAAGAAGACTGGCTGAAGCAAACCTCCGACTTGTCGTAAGTATTGCAAAGCGTTATGTCGGCCGCGGAATGCTGTTCCTTGATTTGATCCAGGAAGGCAATATGGGCTTGATTAAAGCAGTTGAAAAATTTGACTATCGAAAAGGGTATAAATTCAGCACCTATGCCACGTGGTGGATCCGTCAGGCGATAACACGAGCAATAGCGGACCAGGCGAGGACGATACGGATACCAGTCCATATGGTGGAAACCATCAATAAGTTGATTCGCGTACAGCGTCAGCTTTTGCAAGATCTGGGCAGAGAGCCTATACCGGAAGAAATTGCGAAAGAAATGGAGTTAACCCCTGATAAAGTCCGGGAGATTTTGAAAATAGCACAGGAACCAGTGTCCCTCGAAACACCGATTGGTGAAGAGGACGACTCCCATTTAGGCGACTTCATTGAGGACCAGGAAGCTACTTCACCTTCCGATCATGCAGCATATGAACTGTTGAAGGAACAGTTGGAAGATGTACTGGACACGTTGACAGATCGCGAAGAAAACGTATTGCGGCTTCGTTTCGGTTTAGATGATGGTCGAACTAGAACGCTCGAAGAAGTAGGAAAAGTATTTGGTGTGACCAGAGAACGTATTAGACAAATTGAAGCGAAAGCTCTACGCAAGTTACGCCATCCAAGCCGGAGCAAGCGGTTAAAAGATTTCCTTGAGTAA